TATGCGCATAATGTTTTCCTGCAACTGCATAATTGTACAGGTTTTGTGGCAAGCGAAACCCTGCAACAGGTAACCTTTTTTGGTAAAACCGGCGGGCAAACAACTGGACTCATCATAGAAAAAAACGGTTCTGTAAATATGTACGGCAACGTTGATGACCGCCTCCTCACCGGTGATTTCACCAAACTTCCCCCTGAAATTATGATGGGGACTATCGCATTATCTTTAACAGAATCCCTCGATTTTGAAGGGTTTTCATTTGACGATTAAGGGGCGGGAAAATAGATTCGTTTGAATTTTTTAACGAAACCGGACTGGACCTTCCAATAGAATCTTCCCGCGCCGCCGATATTACGCAATTGGTACTCAGTGCAGAAAAGCGTGCCTGGCGTCTGATTGAGCTTGTTTTTGTGGATGAAGCCGAAATACTACGGATAAACAACGAGCATCTTCAGCACGACTATGTTACGGATATCATCACCTTCCCGTACCATGAAGGCGAAGAACCTGTTGAAGGGACCCTGTTCTGCTGCGCCCCTCAAATTTTTAAACAGGCCGAAGAACATGGTGCCGATCCCCTGCATGAATTTGCAAGAATTCTGATTCACGGATTGCTTCATCTGTGCGATTATGATGACAAAACGTCGTCAGATAAGCACCGCATGACGGAAAAAGAAAATTATTATTTATCGAAGCTTCAGTTTAATACATGAGAACATCCGTTATTGATCTTATTATTGAGATGATCCGGCAAATCAGAGCCGGACAAAAACTAAAGGATATCGACATGAAATCCTTTGAAGGCTACAACAAATCCGAAACGGCTGCGGCTTATTCCTGGATCATGCACAAAAGCAACCTGGATAAGGTGAGCCGTGAATCAGGTGTCATCGACGCCCGCCGTAATATCCGCATTCTGCACTCCGCTGAGCGCATGATGTTAACAACCGAAGCGCAGGGCTATCTTATTGAGCTGTTCAACATTGGCGTGATTGACAATTCCGATATGGAAAACATCATCGAACACTGCATGATGGCTTCACTTGAAAAGGTAGATCTCGAGAAAATGAAAGAGATCGTAGCAAGCCTCGTTTTCGGAACCGGCGAGAAAACGCTGCCTAACTCTGTTTTTCTGCGCGGTAACGAAACCATCAACTAACCCCCGGAGCGGACGGAATGCCTGAACACAGGCAGGAAATAATTTCCGGAACCCTCCTGATTGTTGAATCGCCGGTTATTGCAGAAACCATAAATCGTCTTGGTTTGCCGCAGCTCGAAGCCATCGCCACACGCGGTTATGCATGGCTGCCCAAACTCACGCCAACCGGACAACTCGTAGCGCGGGCCAACCCGGACCTTCCGGAAGTCCGGAAAGAACTCCGGCACAAAGCGCCTGCATTCACACAAATTTGTATTGCCTGTGATGATGATCCGAGCGGCGCTTTCATCGCCCGTGCAACGGCAAAATACCTGGGTAAACGCGGTGGGATTCGTTTTGGTAAATTAAAGGGGTTGACCAAAGAATCCCTGGAAGAAATGACTGCGACCGCTGTGCCGGAACCGGCTGATCAAAGTGAACAGTTGAGACGACACTTTTTTATTCGTCAGGCCTTCAAAAGAATAACGACGATACAGCTCCCCCTGCATACACAGCTCGCTGTCGCAATACTTGCCCGCCCCTTCGAAACCAACAGCTTCGTAACCCTGGATGAATCGCGGGTTTTTCGTGCTGTTCGTCCGGTAAAAACTGATTTTGCCGCGACTTTTATTGTATCTCGAAGTTCAACAAGCGGACTTTATACGGCTGTTCCGAAACCGCCTTCTACCGCTTTCCTGCCTTATGTTACGGGGCAGTCCTTTGCCGGAACGCAGGAGCGGCTTAACCGGCTGTTTTGTTTTCAGGATGAAGCGCTTTCCCATAATCTGATCAGCTATCCGAGAACGCGGTCGAGCGCCTGGTATAATGAAAACTGGGAAATGCTTAGTGAACAGTTCCAGCGGAAATACCCGGAACAAATCTGCATCCCCAAGGCCATGCGAGCCGTCGCAGACAGCAAAAGCAACCATGACGCGCTGCACGTAACAAGGCTGGTGCATACGCCGCACAGTTTGCGCCCTTTTCTCAAATCAGACTTGCTTCATCTCTATCAGAAACTTTACGCCCGAACGACCGAAGCCCTGGCGGTTCCGGATGAAATTCATCAGGACAAGGTTTGGATGGATGAATCCGGGGATTATTTTGAATCGGAGCCGGTAGCATCAGGCCGGTCAACAGAAACGCTAAAGCCCGTTTTTGCGCTGGAAAATTTCATGCAGGCGCTGCTCGAAACAGGATGGGTATCCCCCGGCAGTCTGGGATCAGCTTTGGATGGCGTGCTTAGGTCAGGACACATCATCCTAAAAAAACATCCTTTAACGCATCCTGAACTTGCTGTGCATGCAGCAATCCAAAAACTTATTTCCGGCTGCAATCGTACCTTCGATCTCATGGAAACAGCCACAGCGCTTAAGAGCGATGAGTCTCTGAGTCCTGAACAGTTTAACCACCGCTGTACCCAACTTCTCCGGGATGGAATCTGAAAAACCTACCTTTGAATCCGTATTTCGCAAGCATCTCGCCGGGAAGCTTGCCGGTGACGGAAAATACGCACCACCCAAACCGCAGCCTGAAAAAGTGCCACCAACGCCGGGCTTAAGAGTGCTGATGACCGTACCCTGGCTGTTGGGCATTCTGTTTCTGATTTCTTTTGTTTGGGATTTTGAAGGTGTCCGGTTAAGCACGGATTTTGTAAATCTACAGTTTGAAGGGTTGCTCCGGATTTTGAGCGTGAGCGGGCTGATTGGCTTCCTGACCAACTGGATTGCGATCAGCATGCTGTTTTATCCGAGAAAACGAAGACCGCTGCTGGGTCAGGGGCTCATCCCCGCCCAAAAAGACCGCATTGCGAAGCGGCTTTCGGCGGCGGTCGAGCGGGAGCTGATAAACCCGGAACTGGTTAAGCGGGAATTTGTGGCTTCGGGCCTGCTCAACCGCTACACGGATTTGCTCATCTGGGATGTGAAATCGCTGATGGATAATCCGGAATTTCGGGACGATGTGTCGAAACTAATGCATCACTACATTCAGGAAGCTTTTGCCGACCCTGCCATGAAAGCGCGGATTGTGGATGAAGCGGAACAGGCTGTGATGGAAAGCGTGAAGGGCCGAAAAGTGGAGCAAACGGCCCTTAAAATGTACCTGATCATGCGCGGCAAAACCCTCCGGGAATTTCTGATGGATGCTACAGAGAAGCTTCCCGCCAA
This genomic stretch from Cyclonatronum proteinivorum harbors:
- the ybeY gene encoding rRNA maturation RNase YbeY — encoded protein: MDLPIESSRAADITQLVLSAEKRAWRLIELVFVDEAEILRINNEHLQHDYVTDIITFPYHEGEEPVEGTLFCCAPQIFKQAEEHGADPLHEFARILIHGLLHLCDYDDKTSSDKHRMTEKENYYLSKLQFNT
- a CDS encoding DUF494 family protein; translation: MRTSVIDLIIEMIRQIRAGQKLKDIDMKSFEGYNKSETAAAYSWIMHKSNLDKVSRESGVIDARRNIRILHSAERMMLTTEAQGYLIELFNIGVIDNSDMENIIEHCMMASLEKVDLEKMKEIVASLVFGTGEKTLPNSVFLRGNETIN
- a CDS encoding toprim domain-containing protein, giving the protein MPEHRQEIISGTLLIVESPVIAETINRLGLPQLEAIATRGYAWLPKLTPTGQLVARANPDLPEVRKELRHKAPAFTQICIACDDDPSGAFIARATAKYLGKRGGIRFGKLKGLTKESLEEMTATAVPEPADQSEQLRRHFFIRQAFKRITTIQLPLHTQLAVAILARPFETNSFVTLDESRVFRAVRPVKTDFAATFIVSRSSTSGLYTAVPKPPSTAFLPYVTGQSFAGTQERLNRLFCFQDEALSHNLISYPRTRSSAWYNENWEMLSEQFQRKYPEQICIPKAMRAVADSKSNHDALHVTRLVHTPHSLRPFLKSDLLHLYQKLYARTTEALAVPDEIHQDKVWMDESGDYFESEPVASGRSTETLKPVFALENFMQALLETGWVSPGSLGSALDGVLRSGHIILKKHPLTHPELAVHAAIQKLISGCNRTFDLMETATALKSDESLSPEQFNHRCTQLLRDGI
- a CDS encoding DUF445 domain-containing protein, with protein sequence MESEKPTFESVFRKHLAGKLAGDGKYAPPKPQPEKVPPTPGLRVLMTVPWLLGILFLISFVWDFEGVRLSTDFVNLQFEGLLRILSVSGLIGFLTNWIAISMLFYPRKRRPLLGQGLIPAQKDRIAKRLSAAVERELINPELVKREFVASGLLNRYTDLLIWDVKSLMDNPEFRDDVSKLMHHYIQEAFADPAMKARIVDEAEQAVMESVKGRKVEQTALKMYLIMRGKTLREFLMDATEKLPAKMARATEPIDELLNTIPARMRKDRAQLQNLFLMVINGIVDKIEVQKIIETNINSYDEGKLEAIIRGASDTQLRYIKYLGAVIGFGGGFVIWQPVLSLAVLITAGLLIWLADRILGGT